In Chlorocebus sabaeus isolate Y175 chromosome 5, mChlSab1.0.hap1, whole genome shotgun sequence, one genomic interval encodes:
- the CARHSP1 gene encoding calcium-regulated heat-stable protein 1 isoform X2: MSSEPPPPPQPPTHQASVGLLDTPRTRERSPSPLRGNVVPSPLPTRRTRTFSATVRASQGPVYKGVCKCFCRSKGHGFITPADGGPDIFLHISDVEGEYVPVEGDEVTYKMCSIPPKNEKLQAVEVVITHLAPGTKHETWSGHVISS; this comes from the exons ATGTCATCTGAGCCTCCCCCACCACCACAGCCCCCTACCCATCAAGCTTCAGTCGGGCTGCTGGACACCCCTCGGACCCGCGAGCGCTCACCTTCCCCTCTGCGGGGCAACGTGGTCCCAAGCCCACTGCCCACTCGCCGGACAAGGACCTTCTCAGC GACGGTGCGGGCTTCACAGGGCCCCGTCTACAAAGGAGTCTGCAAATGCTTCTGCCGATCCAAGGGCCACGGCTTCATTACCCCAGCTGATGGTGGCCCCGACATCTTCCTGCACATCTCTGA TGTGGAAGGGGAGTATGTCCCAGTGGAAGGCGACGAGGTCACCTATAAGATGTGCTCCATCCCGCCCAAGAATGAGAAGCTGCAGGCTGTGGAGGTCGTTATCACCCACCTGGCACCAGGCACCAAGCATGAGACCTGGTCTGGACATGTCATCAGTTCCTAG
- the CARHSP1 gene encoding calcium-regulated heat-stable protein 1 isoform X1, whose product MDQLSICVCLRRRNPGALRSAMSSEPPPPPQPPTHQASVGLLDTPRTRERSPSPLRGNVVPSPLPTRRTRTFSATVRASQGPVYKGVCKCFCRSKGHGFITPADGGPDIFLHISDVEGEYVPVEGDEVTYKMCSIPPKNEKLQAVEVVITHLAPGTKHETWSGHVISS is encoded by the exons ATGGATCAGCTCAGTATCTGTGTCTGTTTACGGAGAAGGAACCCAGGTGCACTGAG GTCAGCCATGTCATCTGAGCCTCCCCCACCACCACAGCCCCCTACCCATCAAGCTTCAGTCGGGCTGCTGGACACCCCTCGGACCCGCGAGCGCTCACCTTCCCCTCTGCGGGGCAACGTGGTCCCAAGCCCACTGCCCACTCGCCGGACAAGGACCTTCTCAGC GACGGTGCGGGCTTCACAGGGCCCCGTCTACAAAGGAGTCTGCAAATGCTTCTGCCGATCCAAGGGCCACGGCTTCATTACCCCAGCTGATGGTGGCCCCGACATCTTCCTGCACATCTCTGA TGTGGAAGGGGAGTATGTCCCAGTGGAAGGCGACGAGGTCACCTATAAGATGTGCTCCATCCCGCCCAAGAATGAGAAGCTGCAGGCTGTGGAGGTCGTTATCACCCACCTGGCACCAGGCACCAAGCATGAGACCTGGTCTGGACATGTCATCAGTTCCTAG